In a single window of the Micromonospora inositola genome:
- a CDS encoding acyl-CoA dehydrogenase family protein, translating into MDEAGGAAPLPAEAGQVSEKEARQVAEAARESAWDRPSFGKELFLGRFRLDLINPWPRSDPDDVARAEEFLGAFGAYLDAEVDGGAIERDASIPDEVFHGMARLGAFGMKIDRKYGGLGLSNLHYCRALMRAGSISPAIGALLSAHQSIGVPQPLKMFGTPEQKQRFLPRLAGGEVSAFLLTEPDVGSDPARLATTAEPTPDGKGYRLNGVKLWATNGTVATLLVVMARVPAAEGRRGGITAFVVEGDSEGITVERRNAFIGLRGLENSLTRFHDVFVPKENVIGGEGKGLKIALTTLNTGRLSLPAMCVGAGKWSLNVAREWAADRVQWGRPVGEHEAVAKKLAFIAATTYGMESMLDLCCLLADDERNDIRIEAALVKLYASEMAWKIADELIQIRGGRGYETADSLAARGERPAAVEQILRDLRINRIFEGSTEIMHLLIAREAVDAHLSVAGDIIDPDAGLARKAKAGARAGVFYAKWLPTLAVGKGQAPGAYAEFGPLAGHLRHVERTSRKLARSTFYAMSRWQGKMERKQAFLGRVVDIGAELFAMSAVCVRAYAERDTRPENVELADLFCRQARLRIEELFTGLWSNTDSLDVASAKRILAGRYAALEEGVATPPADAPWVARWTPGPSTAPDVRRRIPPRS; encoded by the coding sequence ATCGACGAGGCGGGTGGCGCGGCCCCGCTGCCGGCCGAGGCGGGGCAGGTCTCCGAGAAGGAGGCCCGGCAGGTCGCCGAGGCGGCCCGGGAGTCGGCCTGGGACCGGCCCAGTTTCGGCAAGGAGCTCTTCCTGGGCCGGTTCCGGCTCGACCTGATCAACCCGTGGCCCCGGTCGGACCCGGATGACGTCGCGCGGGCCGAGGAGTTCCTCGGCGCGTTCGGGGCGTACCTGGACGCCGAGGTGGACGGCGGGGCGATCGAGCGGGATGCGTCCATCCCGGACGAGGTCTTCCACGGCATGGCCCGGCTCGGCGCCTTCGGCATGAAGATCGACCGGAAGTACGGCGGGCTCGGGCTGAGCAACCTGCACTACTGCCGGGCGCTGATGCGGGCCGGGTCGATCAGCCCCGCCATCGGCGCGCTGCTCTCGGCGCACCAGTCGATCGGCGTGCCGCAGCCGCTGAAGATGTTCGGCACCCCGGAGCAGAAGCAACGGTTCCTGCCGCGGCTCGCGGGTGGTGAGGTCTCCGCGTTCCTGCTCACCGAGCCGGACGTCGGCTCCGACCCGGCCCGGCTGGCCACCACCGCCGAGCCGACCCCGGACGGCAAGGGGTACCGGCTCAACGGGGTGAAGCTCTGGGCCACCAACGGCACGGTCGCCACCCTGCTGGTGGTGATGGCCCGGGTGCCGGCGGCCGAGGGCCGGCGCGGCGGGATCACCGCCTTCGTGGTCGAGGGCGACAGCGAGGGCATCACGGTGGAACGCCGTAACGCCTTCATCGGCCTGCGCGGCCTGGAGAACAGCCTGACCCGGTTCCACGACGTCTTCGTGCCGAAGGAGAACGTGATCGGCGGCGAGGGCAAGGGGTTGAAGATCGCCCTGACCACGCTGAACACCGGGCGCCTCTCGTTGCCGGCGATGTGCGTCGGGGCGGGCAAGTGGTCGCTCAACGTGGCCCGGGAGTGGGCCGCCGACCGGGTCCAGTGGGGCCGGCCGGTCGGCGAGCACGAGGCGGTCGCCAAGAAGCTGGCCTTCATCGCCGCCACCACGTACGGCATGGAGAGCATGCTCGACCTCTGCTGCCTGCTGGCCGACGACGAACGCAACGACATCCGGATCGAGGCGGCGCTGGTCAAGCTCTACGCCAGCGAGATGGCCTGGAAGATCGCCGACGAGCTGATCCAGATCCGGGGCGGCCGCGGGTACGAGACCGCCGACTCCCTCGCCGCCCGGGGCGAGCGCCCCGCCGCGGTCGAGCAGATCCTGCGTGACCTGCGGATCAACCGGATCTTCGAGGGTTCCACCGAGATCATGCACCTGCTGATCGCCCGGGAGGCGGTGGACGCGCACCTCTCGGTGGCCGGCGACATCATCGACCCGGACGCCGGTCTCGCCCGCAAGGCGAAGGCCGGCGCGCGGGCCGGCGTCTTCTACGCGAAGTGGCTGCCCACCCTCGCCGTCGGCAAGGGCCAGGCCCCCGGCGCGTACGCCGAGTTCGGTCCGCTCGCCGGCCACCTGCGGCACGTCGAGCGGACCTCGCGCAAGCTGGCCCGGTCGACGTTCTACGCGATGTCCCGCTGGCAGGGGAAGATGGAGCGCAAGCAGGCGTTCCTCGGCCGGGTGGTGGACATCGGCGCGGAGCTGTTCGCGATGTCCGCGGTCTGCGTCCGGGCGTACGCGGAGCGGGACACCCGTCCGGAGAACGTCGAGCTGGCCGACCTGTTCTGCCGGCAGGCGCGGCTGCGGATCGAGGAGTTGTTCACCGGGCTCTGGTCCAACACCGACTCGCTGGACGTGGCGTCGGCGAAGCGGATCCTCGCCGGCCGGTACGCCGCCCTGGAGGAGGGCGTGGCGACGCCGCCGGCCGACGCACCCTGGGTGGCCCGCTGGACCCCCGGCCCGTCCACCGCGCCGGACGTCCGCCGCCGCATCCCACCCCGTTCGTAA
- a CDS encoding Fur family transcriptional regulator, giving the protein MTEGTLRNTRQRTAVSTLLAEVEGFHSAQDLHAMLRQRGERVGLTTVYRTLQGLADAGEIDVMRPPGGEHLYRRCSEGHHHHLVCRACGRTVEVAGPAVESWAERVAAQHGYAQVSHTLEIFGTCPACAG; this is encoded by the coding sequence GTGACCGAGGGGACGCTCAGGAACACGCGTCAGCGGACGGCCGTGAGCACGCTGCTGGCCGAGGTGGAGGGCTTCCACAGCGCGCAGGACCTGCACGCGATGCTGCGCCAGCGGGGCGAGCGGGTCGGCCTGACCACGGTCTACCGGACGTTGCAGGGGCTCGCCGACGCCGGCGAGATCGACGTGATGCGGCCGCCCGGCGGCGAGCACCTCTACCGGCGGTGCAGCGAGGGTCACCACCACCACCTGGTCTGCCGGGCCTGCGGGCGGACCGTGGAGGTGGCCGGGCCGGCGGTGGAGAGCTGGGCGGAGCGGGTGGCCGCGCAGCACGGGTACGCCCAGGTCAGCCACACCCTGGAGATCTTCGGCACCTGCCCGGCCTGCGCCGGCTGA
- a CDS encoding ArsR/SmtB family transcription factor, whose amino-acid sequence MTGANGYDAFEGAGDLLRALSAPIRLAIVTELAQGERCVHELVEKLGAPQPLVSQHLRVLRGAGVVRGSRRGREIAYALVDEHVAHIAADAVSHAGEGP is encoded by the coding sequence ATGACGGGCGCGAACGGGTACGACGCCTTCGAGGGCGCGGGCGACCTGCTGCGTGCGCTGTCCGCGCCGATCCGGCTGGCGATCGTGACCGAGCTGGCGCAGGGTGAACGGTGCGTGCACGAGCTGGTGGAGAAGCTGGGGGCCCCGCAGCCGCTGGTCTCCCAGCACCTGCGGGTGCTCCGCGGCGCCGGCGTGGTCCGTGGCTCCCGGCGCGGCCGGGAGATCGCGTACGCCCTCGTGGACGAGCACGTCGCACACATCGCGGCGGACGCGGTCAGCCACGCCGGGGAGGGGCCGTGA
- a CDS encoding metal ABC transporter permease, giving the protein MDLFQYDFMLRALVGALVIGLAAPALGIYLVQRRLALIGDGIGHVALTGVGAGLLLNRSPVLVAVIAATLGAIVIELVRSRGRTSGDLALALLFYGGIAGGVMLVGLSDASSASLNSYLFGSLTTTSPADLTTILVLGVAIGALMLALRPALFAVCHDEEYARVSGLPVRALNLLLAVTTAVTVTIAMRAVGVLLISALMVVPVATAQQVTRGFRSTMTAAMALGLFAAGAGIWVAATADTAPGASVVLLAIASFLVVALGAGGWRALRRRNSPAAAPAPEPHEVVLR; this is encoded by the coding sequence ATGGACCTCTTCCAGTACGACTTCATGCTGCGCGCCCTGGTCGGCGCGCTGGTCATCGGGCTGGCCGCGCCGGCGCTCGGCATCTACCTGGTGCAGCGGCGGCTGGCGCTGATCGGCGACGGGATCGGGCACGTGGCGCTCACCGGCGTCGGCGCCGGGCTGCTGCTGAACCGCTCCCCGGTGCTGGTGGCGGTGATCGCGGCGACCCTCGGCGCGATCGTCATCGAGCTGGTCCGCTCCCGCGGCCGCACCTCCGGCGACCTGGCCCTGGCGCTGCTCTTCTACGGCGGCATCGCCGGCGGCGTGATGCTCGTCGGGCTCTCCGACGCCAGCAGCGCCTCGCTCAACTCATACCTGTTCGGGTCGCTGACCACCACGTCGCCGGCCGACCTGACCACGATCCTGGTGCTCGGCGTGGCCATCGGGGCGCTCATGCTGGCGCTGCGCCCGGCGCTCTTCGCGGTCTGCCACGACGAGGAGTACGCCCGGGTGTCCGGGCTGCCGGTCCGGGCGCTCAACCTGCTGCTGGCGGTGACCACCGCGGTGACCGTGACGATCGCCATGCGGGCGGTCGGCGTGCTGCTGATCAGCGCGCTGATGGTGGTGCCGGTGGCCACCGCCCAGCAGGTCACCCGGGGCTTCCGCAGCACCATGACGGCCGCCATGGCGCTGGGGCTGTTCGCCGCCGGGGCGGGCATCTGGGTGGCCGCCACCGCCGACACCGCGCCGGGCGCCTCCGTGGTGCTGCTGGCCATCGCCTCGTTCCTGGTGGTCGCGCTCGGCGCGGGGGGCTGGCGGGCGCTGCGCCGACGTAACAGCCCGGCGGCCGCGCCGGCCCCCGAGCCGCACGAGGTTGTGCTCCGGTGA
- a CDS encoding metal ABC transporter ATP-binding protein translates to MNATVIQVDHAAVGYDGRPVLRDVSLTVTAGEVVAVLGANGSGKSTLIRAVLGLVPLSAGSVTLFGAPQRRFRQWRRIGYVPQRLGAGSGVPATVGEVVASGRLARRGVLRPAGRADREAVAAALRAVGLADRVGDPVATLSGGQQQRTLIARALAGEPELLILDEPTAGVDAESQEAFARALRGFLAGGGTVLLVAHELGPLRPLISRAVVVHEGGVCHDGAVPEPAGHHAEPDHDHVHPHCDEEPAGLWSI, encoded by the coding sequence ATGAACGCAACCGTGATCCAGGTCGACCACGCCGCCGTTGGCTACGACGGCCGCCCCGTGCTGCGGGACGTCTCGCTGACCGTCACCGCCGGCGAGGTGGTCGCCGTGCTCGGCGCCAACGGCTCCGGCAAGTCCACCCTGATCCGCGCCGTGCTCGGGCTGGTCCCGCTCAGCGCCGGGTCGGTCACCCTGTTCGGCGCCCCGCAGCGCCGCTTCCGGCAGTGGCGCCGGATCGGGTACGTCCCGCAGCGCCTCGGCGCCGGCAGCGGCGTACCGGCCACGGTGGGCGAGGTGGTGGCCTCGGGGCGGCTGGCCCGTCGGGGCGTACTGCGACCGGCGGGACGCGCCGACCGCGAGGCGGTGGCCGCCGCGCTGCGCGCCGTCGGGCTCGCCGACCGGGTCGGTGACCCGGTCGCCACCCTCTCCGGCGGCCAGCAGCAGCGCACCCTGATCGCCCGGGCCCTGGCCGGCGAACCCGAGCTGCTGATCCTGGACGAGCCGACCGCCGGGGTCGACGCGGAGAGCCAGGAGGCGTTCGCCAGGGCGCTGCGCGGCTTCCTCGCCGGCGGCGGGACCGTGCTGCTGGTCGCCCACGAGCTGGGCCCGCTGCGACCGCTGATCAGCCGGGCGGTCGTCGTGCACGAGGGTGGCGTCTGCCACGACGGCGCCGTCCCGGAGCCGGCCGGGCACCACGCGGAACCCGACCACGACCACGTGCACCCGCACTGCGACGAGGAGCCCGCCGGGCTGTGGAGCATCTGA
- a CDS encoding metal ABC transporter substrate-binding protein: MTARSVPRLLAAVTALLALGGVAACSDEGASADPDRVDVVAAFYPLQFLAERIGGDAVRVTNLAKPGAEPHDLELHPRQVGQVVDAELIVYLSGFQPAVDEAVEQNGGDRAFDVAGVQPLLDAAAGGHEHEGEAGHDEETGGKDPHLWLDPTRLATVGDRLAERLGRADPDRAADFTARAQAFRADLAKLDTEYAEGLKTCQRREIVVSHTAFGYLAARYQLEQVGITGLTPDSEPSPQRLAEVAKEAREHRATTIFFETLVSPKVAETVAREVGARTAVLDPLEGPPADGDYLSAMRANLRTLRTALDCS; encoded by the coding sequence ATGACCGCCCGCTCCGTCCCGCGCCTCCTGGCCGCCGTCACCGCCCTGCTCGCCCTGGGCGGCGTCGCCGCCTGCTCCGACGAAGGCGCGAGCGCCGACCCGGACCGGGTCGACGTGGTGGCCGCCTTCTACCCGCTGCAGTTCCTCGCCGAGCGGATCGGCGGCGACGCGGTCAGGGTCACCAACCTGGCCAAGCCCGGCGCCGAGCCGCACGACCTGGAGCTGCACCCGCGCCAGGTCGGGCAGGTCGTCGACGCGGAGCTGATCGTCTACCTCTCCGGCTTCCAGCCGGCCGTCGACGAGGCGGTCGAGCAGAACGGCGGCGACCGAGCGTTCGACGTGGCCGGCGTCCAGCCGCTGCTCGACGCGGCGGCCGGCGGGCACGAGCACGAGGGCGAGGCCGGCCACGACGAGGAGACCGGCGGCAAGGACCCGCACCTGTGGCTCGACCCCACCCGGCTGGCCACCGTCGGCGACCGGCTCGCCGAGCGGCTCGGCCGGGCCGACCCGGACCGGGCCGCCGACTTCACCGCCCGGGCCCAGGCCTTCCGCGCCGACCTGGCGAAGCTCGACACCGAGTACGCCGAGGGACTGAAGACCTGCCAGCGCCGGGAGATCGTGGTCAGCCACACCGCCTTCGGCTACCTCGCCGCGCGCTACCAGCTCGAGCAGGTCGGCATCACCGGCCTCACCCCGGACAGCGAGCCCTCCCCACAGCGCCTCGCCGAGGTGGCGAAGGAGGCCCGGGAGCACCGGGCCACCACGATCTTCTTCGAGACCCTGGTCAGCCCGAAGGTCGCCGAGACCGTGGCCCGCGAGGTCGGGGCGAGGACCGCCGTGCTCGACCCGCTCGAGGGCCCACCCGCCGACGGGGACTACCTGTCCGCGATGCGCGCCAACCTCCGGACCCTGCGAACCGCCTTGGACTGTTCATGA
- a CDS encoding DUF6703 family protein: MQRTQSSLLARLARVNPTTVFLATLVLVLVALFAPGPVGGLLLLALAAGLVWLMVTTWPVQRPATRVLRLVMLTLLIAVALAKLF, translated from the coding sequence ATGCAGCGTACGCAGAGCTCCCTGCTGGCCCGCCTGGCCCGGGTCAACCCGACGACGGTGTTCCTGGCCACGCTGGTCCTGGTGCTGGTGGCGCTCTTCGCGCCCGGCCCGGTGGGCGGCCTGCTGTTGCTGGCGCTGGCCGCGGGGCTGGTGTGGCTGATGGTGACCACCTGGCCGGTGCAGCGGCCGGCCACCCGGGTGCTCCGTCTGGTGATGCTGACCCTGCTGATCGCGGTGGCCCTGGCCAAGCTGTTCTGA
- a CDS encoding antibiotic biosynthesis monooxygenase family protein produces the protein MLVTNRFVVDAEVAPDFTERAHAALAALAARPGYLRGELLRALDDPTYWCLLTEWESVGAYRRALGGFDVKITAVPLLAQSVDEPSAYETLASAAPDGEIVVVASDRAAGPYR, from the coding sequence GTGCTGGTGACCAACCGGTTCGTGGTGGACGCCGAGGTCGCGCCCGACTTCACCGAGCGGGCCCACGCCGCCCTCGCGGCGCTCGCCGCCCGCCCCGGCTACCTGCGCGGGGAACTGCTGCGGGCGCTGGACGACCCGACGTACTGGTGCCTGCTCACCGAGTGGGAGTCGGTCGGGGCGTACCGGCGGGCGCTGGGCGGCTTCGACGTCAAGATCACCGCGGTGCCGCTGCTGGCCCAGTCGGTCGACGAGCCATCGGCGTACGAGACGCTCGCCAGCGCCGCGCCCGACGGCGAGATCGTCGTCGTCGCCAGTGATCGGGCCGCAGGTCCTTACCGCTGA
- a CDS encoding Rv0361 family membrane protein, whose translation MTAPGPAAPPPHPVLPGSGGAPPVPGPPSEPDVPAGPGVAPPFAAPPTEGGRARLWLGLGVGALAVLLCCGGGGAAIVGLAVSNVQAIEEQGRTVTDDYYQALVEKDWSRAYDRLCDDAQRRESRPEFEQRVAAEPSISGYRVGKVDAQTRTVPVDVTLSGGKREAQQVTLAADPQTGGMEVCGVS comes from the coding sequence ATGACCGCTCCCGGACCGGCAGCCCCGCCCCCTCACCCCGTGCTGCCCGGCTCCGGTGGCGCGCCGCCGGTCCCGGGGCCGCCGTCCGAGCCGGACGTCCCCGCCGGCCCCGGGGTGGCCCCGCCGTTCGCCGCCCCGCCCACCGAGGGCGGCCGCGCCCGGCTCTGGCTCGGCCTCGGCGTCGGGGCGCTCGCCGTGCTGCTCTGTTGCGGCGGTGGCGGCGCGGCCATCGTCGGACTGGCGGTGAGCAACGTCCAGGCGATCGAGGAGCAGGGCCGGACGGTGACCGACGACTACTACCAGGCCCTGGTGGAGAAGGACTGGTCCCGGGCGTACGACAGGCTCTGCGACGACGCCCAGCGGCGCGAGTCCCGGCCGGAGTTCGAGCAGCGGGTCGCCGCCGAGCCGTCGATCTCCGGCTACCGGGTGGGCAAGGTCGACGCCCAGACCCGCACCGTGCCGGTCGACGTGACGCTCAGCGGGGGCAAGCGGGAGGCCCAGCAGGTGACCCTGGCGGCGGATCCGCAGACCGGTGGCATGGAGGTCTGCGGGGTGAGCTGA
- a CDS encoding glycine--tRNA ligase gives MPADRIDAVVSLAKRRGFVFPSSEIYGGTRSAWDYGPLGVELKENVRRQWWKTMVQQRDDVVGLDSAVILARQVWEASGHIAEFVDPLTECQSCHKRFRADHLEEAFEAKHGRPPVSLSEINCPNCGNKGTFTEPKMFNGLMKTYLGPVESEEGLHYLRPETAQGIFVNYKNVETVARKKPPFGIAQTGKSFRNEITPGNFIFRTREFEQMEMEFFVEPGSDEQWHEYWLQERWNWYLDLGLSADNLRLYEHPKEKLSHYSKRTVDIEYRFQFGGTEFAELEGIANRTDFDLSTHSKHSGVDLSYFDQTKGERWMPYVIEPAAGLTRAVLAFLLEAYDEDEAPNTKGGVDKRTVMRFDPRLAPVKVAVLPLSRNEALSPKAKGLAADLRKRWVVEFDDSQAIGRRYRRQDEIGTPFCVTVDFDTLDDNAVTVRNRDTMGQERISLDQVERYLIERLPGC, from the coding sequence ATGCCAGCCGACCGTATCGACGCCGTCGTCAGCCTCGCCAAGCGCCGAGGCTTCGTCTTCCCCTCCAGCGAGATCTACGGGGGCACCCGGTCGGCGTGGGACTACGGTCCGCTCGGCGTGGAGCTCAAGGAGAACGTCCGCCGGCAGTGGTGGAAGACGATGGTCCAGCAGCGCGACGATGTCGTGGGCCTGGACTCGGCCGTCATCCTGGCCCGCCAGGTCTGGGAGGCTTCCGGCCACATCGCCGAGTTCGTCGACCCGCTGACCGAGTGCCAGTCCTGCCACAAGCGGTTCCGCGCCGACCACCTCGAGGAGGCGTTCGAGGCCAAGCACGGCCGCCCGCCGGTCTCGCTGTCCGAGATCAACTGCCCGAACTGCGGCAACAAGGGCACCTTCACCGAGCCGAAGATGTTCAACGGCCTGATGAAGACGTACCTCGGCCCGGTGGAGAGCGAAGAGGGCCTGCACTACCTGCGCCCGGAGACCGCCCAGGGCATCTTCGTCAACTACAAGAACGTGGAGACGGTCGCCCGCAAGAAGCCGCCGTTCGGCATCGCGCAGACCGGCAAGTCGTTCCGCAACGAGATCACCCCGGGCAACTTCATCTTCCGGACCCGAGAGTTCGAGCAGATGGAGATGGAGTTCTTCGTCGAGCCGGGCTCCGACGAGCAGTGGCACGAGTACTGGCTCCAGGAGCGCTGGAACTGGTACCTCGACCTCGGCCTCTCCGCCGACAACCTGCGCCTCTACGAGCACCCCAAGGAGAAGCTCTCCCACTACTCGAAGCGCACCGTCGACATCGAGTACCGGTTCCAGTTCGGTGGTACCGAGTTCGCCGAGCTGGAGGGCATCGCCAACCGCACGGACTTCGACCTCTCCACGCACAGCAAGCACTCCGGCGTCGACCTGTCGTACTTCGACCAGACCAAGGGCGAGCGCTGGATGCCGTACGTGATCGAGCCGGCCGCGGGCCTGACCCGCGCGGTGCTCGCCTTCCTGCTCGAGGCGTACGACGAGGACGAGGCCCCGAACACCAAGGGCGGCGTGGACAAGCGCACCGTGATGCGCTTCGACCCGCGGCTGGCCCCGGTGAAGGTGGCGGTGCTGCCGCTGTCCCGCAACGAGGCGCTCTCGCCCAAGGCGAAGGGGCTCGCGGCGGACCTGCGCAAGCGCTGGGTGGTGGAGTTCGACGACTCGCAGGCCATCGGCCGCCGCTACCGCCGGCAGGACGAGATCGGCACGCCGTTCTGTGTGACGGTCGACTTCGACACCCTCGACGACAACGCGGTGACCGTGCGGAACCGGGACACCATGGGCCAGGAGCGCATCTCGCTGGACCAGGTCGAGCGGTACCTGATCGAGCGCCTGCCCGGCTGCTGA
- the dusB gene encoding tRNA dihydrouridine synthase DusB: MTAPTLPALRPLTLGRHQVWPPVVLAPMAGITNVGFRRLCREQGGGIYVCEMITTRALVERNPKTLRMIAFGADEQPRSLQLYGTDPEITAAAVRIVVERDLADHIDLNFGCPVPKVTRRGGGSALPWRRRLFARLVRAAVDAASPAGVPVTVKMRKGIDDDHLTYVEAGLAAQDAGVAAVALHGRTAAQRYSGTADWDAIATLKQALDVPVLGNGDIWEADDAQRMVAHTGVDGVVIGRGCLGRPWLFADLEAAFNGRPERRLPSLGEVAVTMRRHAELLVDQFIAGARNPARGERDGCTDFRKHVAWYLKGFPVGSELRRSLAMIDSLAQLDDLLGKLDPAEPFPVATLGQPRGRTNSPGKVFLPDGWLASRDDDNVPDGAELDDSGG; this comes from the coding sequence GTGACCGCCCCGACCCTGCCCGCGCTGCGCCCGTTGACCCTCGGGCGGCACCAGGTGTGGCCGCCGGTGGTGCTGGCGCCGATGGCCGGCATCACCAACGTCGGCTTCCGGCGGCTCTGCCGGGAGCAGGGCGGCGGCATCTACGTCTGCGAGATGATCACCACGCGGGCGCTGGTCGAGCGGAACCCGAAGACGCTGCGCATGATCGCCTTCGGCGCCGACGAGCAGCCGCGCAGCCTCCAGCTCTACGGCACCGACCCGGAGATCACCGCCGCCGCGGTGCGGATCGTGGTGGAGCGCGACCTGGCGGACCACATCGACCTCAACTTCGGCTGCCCGGTGCCCAAGGTCACCCGGCGCGGCGGCGGCTCGGCGCTGCCGTGGCGGCGCCGGCTCTTCGCCCGGCTGGTCAGGGCCGCGGTGGACGCCGCGTCGCCCGCCGGGGTGCCGGTCACCGTCAAGATGCGCAAGGGCATCGACGACGACCATCTGACGTACGTCGAGGCGGGGCTCGCCGCGCAGGACGCCGGCGTCGCGGCGGTGGCCCTGCACGGGCGTACGGCCGCGCAGCGCTACTCGGGCACCGCCGACTGGGACGCGATCGCCACCCTCAAGCAGGCCCTCGACGTCCCGGTGCTCGGCAACGGCGACATCTGGGAGGCCGACGACGCGCAGCGGATGGTCGCGCACACCGGGGTGGACGGCGTGGTGATCGGGCGGGGCTGCCTGGGCCGCCCGTGGCTCTTCGCCGACCTGGAGGCCGCGTTCAACGGCCGGCCGGAGCGGCGGCTGCCCAGCCTCGGCGAGGTGGCGGTGACCATGCGCCGGCACGCCGAGCTGCTGGTCGACCAGTTCATCGCGGGCGCTCGCAACCCGGCCCGGGGCGAGCGGGACGGCTGCACCGACTTCCGCAAGCACGTCGCCTGGTACCTCAAGGGCTTCCCGGTCGGCAGCGAGCTGCGCCGCTCGCTGGCCATGATCGACAGCCTGGCGCAGCTCGACGACCTGCTCGGCAAGCTCGACCCGGCCGAGCCGTTCCCGGTGGCCACCCTGGGCCAGCCGCGCGGCCGGACCAACTCCCCGGGCAAGGTCTTCCTGCCCGACGGCTGGCTGGCCAGCCGGGACGACGACAACGTGCCCGACGGCGCCGAGCTGGACGACTCCGGCGGCTGA
- a CDS encoding C39 family peptidase, with product MRTDLIRKTALTAAGLAATAAGIAGPAIAAHAAPAEKATAQVHTDRKQTDRKHSERELNVRYAAQPNFYYCGPAATRNALSVQGKDINVDAMAKEMGTTEAGTNSVNDITPVLNKETGKDVYHSVEIRDAKADDKQTDKLRTDIVATVDDGRAVVANIAGTAVDTDGTVHSFEGGHYISVVGYRDGGHTVTIADSADPNMASYRISVDNLADWIATRGYTAS from the coding sequence ATGCGTACCGATCTGATCCGTAAGACCGCTCTGACCGCTGCCGGCCTCGCCGCCACCGCCGCCGGCATCGCCGGCCCGGCCATCGCCGCCCACGCCGCCCCCGCCGAGAAGGCCACGGCGCAGGTGCACACCGACCGCAAGCAGACCGACCGCAAGCACAGCGAGCGGGAACTCAACGTCCGCTACGCCGCGCAGCCGAACTTCTACTACTGCGGCCCCGCCGCCACCCGCAACGCCCTGTCCGTGCAGGGCAAGGACATCAACGTCGACGCCATGGCCAAGGAAATGGGCACCACCGAGGCCGGCACCAACAGCGTCAACGACATCACCCCGGTCCTGAACAAGGAAACCGGTAAGGACGTCTACCACAGCGTCGAAATCCGCGACGCCAAGGCCGACGACAAGCAGACCGACAAGCTGCGCACCGACATCGTCGCCACCGTCGACGACGGCCGGGCCGTGGTCGCCAACATCGCCGGCACCGCCGTCGACACCGACGGCACCGTCCACTCCTTCGAAGGCGGGCACTACATCAGCGTCGTGGGCTACCGCGACGGCGGCCACACCGTCACCATCGCCGACTCGGCCGACCCGAACATGGCCTCCTACCGCATCAGCGTCGACAACCTCGCCGACTGGATCGCCACCCGCGGCTACACCGCCTCCTGA